A stretch of Camelina sativa cultivar DH55 chromosome 18, Cs, whole genome shotgun sequence DNA encodes these proteins:
- the LOC104761700 gene encoding probable FBD-associated F-box protein At1g32375 translates to MDSLSEFPDALLLSILSFLPAKDVVATMVLSKRWQPLWKMVPRLIYDDDSDKSFPRFVDRSLLLHEAPVIESLHFKLGEDSGAVDIGVWTRTALKRCVRKLIIKTDCCINSTAPVILPRSVYTGCSMLVRLKLKKVVLLDVTSPISFPCLKKLSLKCVKYPSDEFFGRLLSTCPVLESLVVRHCPDDNVTIFTIKVPSLKSLVMTNYSDSENTDIVSGFMVDTPSLENFDILDSYEGGFCVIENEMPNIVEAYVDVAYHPGNILSSITSVKHLFLCNRKSPKDAYPVGKVFCSLVYLKIWKSKTDWLSLLMRFLKDSPNLRALKLETKATISTESTDDPNKKLEMVKELSLFPRRSPTCQLAFD, encoded by the exons ATGGATAGCTTAAGTGAATTTCCCGACGCACTGCTCTTGAGTATATTGTCTTTTCTTCCTGCGAAAGATGTCGTGgccaccatggttttgtccaaACGATGGCAACCGCTTTGGAAGATGGTGCCAAGACTCATATATGATGATGACAGCGATAAAAGTTTTCCTCGGTTTGTGGACAGGTCTTTGCTTTTGCATGAGGCACCAGTGATAGAAAGTTTGCATTTCAAACTTGGTGAAGATTCTGGTGCAGTTGATATCGGAGTATGGACCAGAACTGCACTTAAACGCTGTGTGCGTAAACTGATTATCAAGACGGACTGTTGTATTAACAGTACAGCTCCAGTGATACTTCCAAGGAGTGTGTACACAGGGTGCAGCATGCTTGTGAGATTGAAACTAAAGAAAGTGGTTCTTTTGGATGTTACTTCTCCAATCTCTTTCCCATGTCTCAAGAAACTGAGCCTTAAATGTGTGAAATACCCAAGTGACGAGTTTTTCGGGAGGCTTTTATCTACTTGTCCTGTTCTTGAAAGCTTGGTTGTGAGACACTGTCCAGATGACAATGTGACCATTTTCACCATAAAAGTCCCTTCTCTCAAGAGTTTAGTCATGACTAATTATTCAGATTCGGAAAATACAGATATTGTCTCTGGGTTTATGGTAGACACTCCTTCTTTAGAGAACTTTGACATTCTTGACAGTTATGAGGGTGGGTTTTGTGTTATTGAGAATGAAATGCCTAATATTGTAGAGGCATATGTTGACGTCGCTTATCATCCTGGGAATATTCTGAGTTCTATTACTTCAGTCAAGCATCTCTTTTTATGTAATAGAAAATCCCCAAAG GATGCATATCCTGTTGGTAAAGTCTTCTGCTCTCTTGTGTATTTAaagatttggaaatctaaaACAGATTGGTTGAGTCTACTTATGCGTTTTCTCAAAGATTCCCCTAATTTACGAGCTCTCAAACTTGAAACG AAGGCAACTATCTCCACTGAATCAACCGACGACCCTAACAAGAAACTCGAGATGGTTAAGGAGTTGTCGTTGTTTCCCCGGCGTTCACCTACATGTCAGCTTGCATTCGACTAA
- the LOC104763508 gene encoding putative FBD-associated F-box protein At5g56390, giving the protein MDRLSHLHDELLLDILSLLPAKDVVATMVLSKRWRFLWRMVPTLVYDDSYQNTDKERFYTFVDRSLVLHKAPVLDTLHFKLGNIFDSGHTLVRAAYHKSCVRKLVIETDTSTSSSQPPAVMVPWNLYSGVCTMLATLILHNVVVMAFPTPFSLPSLKKLKLKLVKFAGSKAVSKLLTSCPVLEDLGLKECSGATTWSVRVPSLKRLSLLEKKNNVLHEFVIDAPSLESLKIVDYSLGSRIVERNMSRIITASIDLFTPQTEQLMGSLTSAKSLFLCLPNSKDAYPVGRKFHSLVHLTICTCETDWLNVLIRVLRDSPNIKTLKIQQYHAFREGEPRPCWKETSLVPEYLLPSLETFEWVRYLGTETEKEIVAFILRIASCLKQATIKSSKPVDHDKKLEMLKHFPVSSRRSPACLLAFNWSVIS; this is encoded by the exons ATGGATAGGTTAAGTCATTTACATGATGAGCTTCTTTTGGATATATTGTCGTTACTGCCTGCTAAAGATGTTGTGGCCACAATGGTTTTATCAAAACGCTGGCGATTTCTTTGGAGGATGGTGCCAACGCTTGTGTACGATGATAGCTATCAGAACACTGATAAGGAAAGATTTTATACCTTTGTAGACAGGTCTTTGGTGTTGCACAAGGCTCCAGTTCTAGATACTTTGCATTTCAAACTCGGTAACATCTTTGATAGTGGACATACTCTGGTTAGAGCTGCATATCATAAATCTTGTGTGCGTAAACTGGTTATCGAGACCGATACTTCTACTAGTAGTAGTCAACCTCCTGCAGTCATGGTTCCGTGGAACTTGTATAGTGGGGTTTGTACAATGCTTGCGACCTTGATACTACATAACGTGGTTGTGATGGCCTTTCCTACCCCATTTTCTTTGCCCTCCCTAAAAAAGTTAAAGCTTAAACTCGTGAAGTTCGCAGGTAGTAAAGCTGTCAGCAAGCTTTTAACCAgttgtcctgttcttgaagacttgGGTTTGAAGGAATGTTCAGGTGCCACCACTTGGAGCGTTAGAGTGCCATCACTAAAGCGTTTATccttattagaaaaaaaaaacaatgttctTCATGAGTTTGTAATAGATGCTCCTTCTTTGGAAAGCTTGAAGATTGTTGACTATTCGCTTGGGTCTCGTATCGTTGAGAGGAATATGAGTAGGATCATCACCGCAAGTATCGACTTGTTTACTCCCCAAACAGAGCAGCTTATGGGATCACTAACTTCAGCCAAGAGTCTTTTTCTCTGCCTACCAAACTCAAAG GATGCGTATCCTGTTGGTAGAAAATTCCACTCTCTTGTACATTTAACTATATGCACATGTGAGACAGACTGGTTGAATGTACTGATACGTGTGCTGAGGGATTCCCCTAAtataaaaactctcaaaattcAACAG TACCATGCATTTCGGGAAGGTGAGCCGCGTCCGTGCTGGAAAGAAACGAGCTTGGTGCCTGAATATCTGTTACCTAGTCTTGAAACCTTTGAATGGGTAAGATATCTAgggacagaaacagagaaagaaataGTAGCATTCATCTTACGAATCGCAAGCTGTTTAAAGCAAGCCACTATTAAGTCCTCAAAACCTGTTGACCACGACAAGAAGCTTGAGATGCTCAAGCATTTTCCAGTATCGTCTAGGCGTTCACCAGCTTGTCTGCTTGCTTTCAACTGGAGTGTTATATCTTAA
- the LOC104763509 gene encoding uncharacterized protein LOC104763509, translating to MVPNNLVRNLQSLRKLYGLLDSNSRNEYNPEAYLLDEDTQLLLKRFLDVASYEIFVRQSEILASQLGLKPSNVVDASAMRVNGSQISESGKLFEAKGTLKRDLRLNLIQSYPSKDGLTEEVTDAMELIDTQLSALRFVTNRVKNEAEISVPSHDDPVLPLHDQFVRIKSSQPLPVGALDFKKPGQSNMKPTLLDQEAESWDEYSYETESEQTRSVTVSIEQSSEETSESDSGSNWETQTESVTESESESDSPYTPQSDDDDSEDSAPHKKSDILSHDPAKQRKKAMGRFKRLKKKLGKVFHHHHYYHHKKEQGRKASPWKQFQKTLHRNKEKLVERQWKSETKSLITRKKQHRGGQFHALVEGLMRHRRHSKKQKHKSQGHGKKLHWLKTLKKRQGGLKFPNRGRVMLEKKHYLSKNVQEQDDN from the exons ATGGTTCCCAATAATTTAGTGCGTAATCTTCAATCCCTGAGAAAACTATACGGTCTACTCGATTCAAATTCAAGGAATGAATATAATCCCGAGGCATATCTG TTGGATGAGGACACTCAGTTACTATTGAAGAGATTTCTAGATGTTGCTTCCTATGAAATTTTCGTTAGACAATCAGAg ATACTTGCATCACAGTTAGGTTTAAAACCGTCGAATGTGGTGGATGCCTCTGCAATGAGAGTCAACGGATCTCAAATCTCAGAAAGTGGTAAACTGTTTGAGGCAAAAGGAACATTAAAGCGAGACCTTAGACTGAATCTGATTCAAAGCTATCCTAGTAAGGATGGTTTGACAGAAGAAGTCACTGATGCAATGGAACTAATTGATACACAGCTTTCTGCTTTAAGATTTGTTACTAATCGTGTGAAAAATGAAGCAGAGATATCAGTTCCAAGCCATGATGATCCAGTTTTGCCTCTTCATGATCAGTTTGTTCGGATCAAGTCATCACAACCTCTTCCTGTCGGAGCCCTTGATTTCAAGAAGCCAGGTCAGAGTAATATGAAACCAACTTTGTTGGATCAAGAAGCTGAAAGTTGGGATGAATATTCATATGAAACCGAGAGTGAACAGACACGGTCTGTGACAGTATCTATTGAGCAATCATCAGAAGAAACCTCTGAGTCAGACTCTGGCTCAAACTGGGAAACTCAGACAGAAAGTGTCACCGAGTCCGAGTCTGAGTCAGACTCACCATATACACCacagagtgatgatgatgactctgaAGACAGTGCTCCACATAAAAAGAGTGACATATTATCACACGATCctgcaaaacagaggaaaaaggCGATGGGGCGGTttaaaagattgaagaagaaactaGGAAAAGTTTTTCACCACCATCACTATTACCACCATAAAAAGGAGCAAGGCCGTAAGGCATCACCTTGGAAGCAATTTCAGAAGACACTTcacagaaacaaagaaaaattagttGAGAGACAGTggaaatcagaaacaaaaagtCTTATTACACGTAAGAAGCAGCACAGAGGTGGGCAATTCCATGCGCTTGTGGAAGGTCTGATGAGACATAGAAGAcattcaaagaaacaaaaacacaagtcTCAGGGACACGGCAAGAAATTACACTGGTTGAAAACCTTGAAGAAGCGTCAAGGTGGTTTAAAGTTTCCTAATAGAGGACGTGTGATGTTGGAAAAGAAACATTATTTGTCTAAAAATGTTCAAGAACAAGACGATAACTAG
- the LOC104763510 gene encoding probable FBD-associated F-box protein At1g32375 — protein MAHMDRISHLPEELLLRISSLLPSKNVVVTMVLSKRWKFLWMLVPRLEYEHVIYRGTEDKSFSRFVYSFLLLHEAPVLESLRLRFNHSWKSSAIDIGVWVRTAVKRFVRELDIEIHSNAMKYPVILPWSLYSGGCRMLVTLKLNDTTLVHDSSLPASTFPSLKKLSLVNMKYPSEEFVNKLLSNCPVLEDLVVEQCPGDNLASVLTVKIPSLKRLCFRCKQLITDLNHEIDEEDKDCGIVIDAPLLESFSIFDDTGGLSIYVNSDCCIMNNMPKIVYANLNISYRIRNIMGSITSVKRLYLRLSTAENAYPVGSVYHRLVHLTLCICTTDWLKPLMCLLRDSPKLQVLKIEQCGGFQSPHFCWNEPNSSVPECVSSSLETQEWVQYEGSEEEKQVVAFILRNASCLKKATISSRSRDPVEKLEMLRELSFLSRCSSTCHLTFD, from the exons ATGGCTCATATGGATAGGATAAGTCATTTGCCTGAGGAGCTTCTTTTGAGAATATCGTCGCTACTGCCTTCAAAAAATGTCGTAGTCACAATGGTTTTGTCAAAACgatggaagtttctttggatGTTGGTGCCAAGACTTGAATATGAACATGTTATTTATCGAGGTACTGAAGACAAGAGTTTCTCTCGGTTTGTTTACAGTTTTTTGTTGTTACACGAGGCTCCAGTTCTAGAAagtttgcgtttgcgtttcaATCATAGTTGGAAGTCAAGTGCTATAGATATTGGAGTATGGGTTAGAACTGCTGTTAAACGCTTTGTCCGTGAGTTGGATATCGAGATTCATAGTAATGCCATGAAATATCCGGTCATACTCCCATGGAGCTTGTATAGCGGGGGATGTAGAATGCTTGTGACATTGAAACTAAACGACACGACTCTTGTGCATGATTCTTCCTTGCCAGCTTCTACTTTCCCATCTCTAAAAAAATTGAGCCTTGTAAACATGAAGTACCCGAGTGAAGAATTTGTTAACAAGTTGCTATCCAACTGTCCTGTTCTTGAGGACTTGGTTGTGGAACAATGTCCTGGTGACAATCTGGCGTCCGTTCTAACTGTCAAAATACCTTCTCTGAAGAGATTATGCTTTCGGTGTAAGCAGCTTATTACTGACCTCAACCACGAgatagatgaagaagacaaggatTGTGGAATTGTGATAGATGCTCCTTTGTTAGAGAGCTTTAGCATTTTTGATGATACTGGTGGACTTAGCATTTATGTTAATTCTGACTGTTGCATCATGAATAATATGCCTAAGATTGTGTATGCCAATCTCAACATTAGTTATCGTATTCGGAACATTATGGGTTCTATTACTTCGGTCAAGCGTCTCTATTTACGTTTATCAACCGCAGAG AATGCTTATCCTGTCGGTAGTGTCTACCACCGTCTTGTACATCTAACGCTGTGCATATGTACGACAGACTGGTTGAAACCACTTATGTGTCTGCTCAGAGATTCTCCTAAATTACAAGTTCTCAAAATTGAACAG TGCGGGGGCTTTCAAAGTCCACACTTCTGCTGGAATGAACCAAACTCATCAGTTCCTGAATGTGTGTCATCTAGTCTTGAGACTCAGGAATGGGTTCAATATGAaggatcagaagaagagaaacaagtagtagcatttattttaagaaatgcAAGCTGTTTAAAGAAAGCAACTATCTCATCTAGATCTAGGGATCCTGTTGAGAAACTTGAGATGCTAAGGGAGTTGTCATTTTTGTCAAGGTGTTCAAGTACATGTCATCTTACATTCGACTGA
- the LOC104763511 gene encoding probable FBD-associated F-box protein At1g32375, with the protein MATINQLSDALLLKILSFLHAKDVVATMVLSKRWRFLWMSAPKLIYDDSYHNVEYGRFSFSRFVDRSLFMHEAPDIETLHFKLGQLCGSKDLRMWIRAADKGCVRELVIEIENKTPVTLPRSLYTCCRMLVTLKLRNAVLVDDTNPISFPSLKKLSLESMKYPCDEFANRILSSCPILEDLVVEQCPDDNVAILSIRIPSLRSLFLHKSDQIVNENAHGFLIDAPSLECLDIVDYSHGFRTIESNMCKIGKANVDISHPHTEQLLGSLTKAKRLFLCLPTSKDAYPVGSLFSSLAYLKLCTCETEWLNILICVLRDSPNLRALELSQYHPLRTEEPRPCWNEPSSIPECILYSLESFKWVNYQGTKEEKELVGFIFRNGTCLKKATIISPNSMDGDKKLEMLMELSFSSRRSPICELEFS; encoded by the exons ATGGCGACGATAAATCAGTTGTCCGATGCGCTGCTCTTGAAAATATTGTCGTTCCTGCATGCGAAAGATGTTGTGGCCACGATGGTTTTGTCCAAGAGATGGCGTTTTCTTTGGATGTCTGCACCAAAACTTATATACGATGATAGCTATCATAATGTTGAGTATGGGAGATTTTC ATTCTCGCGGTTTGTTGACAGGTCTTTGTTTATGCACGAGGCTCCAGATATAGAAACTTTGCACTTTAAACTTGGTCAACTCTGTGGCAGCAAAGATCTTCGGATGTGGATTAGGGCTGCAGATAAAGGTTGTGTGCGCGAGCTGGTTATTGAGATCGAGAACAAAACGCCAGTAACACTTCCGAGGAGCTTGTATACGTGCTGTAGAATGCTTGTGACATTGAAGCTAAGAAACGCAGTTCTTGTTGATGATACCAATCCAATCTCTTTCCCGTCCCTAAAAAAACTGAGTCTTGAATCCATGAAGTACCCATGTGATGAATTTGCCAACAGGATTTTATCCAGTTGTCCTATTCTTGAAGACTTGGTTGTGGAGCAATGTCCAGATGACAATGTGGCTATTCTAAGCATTAGAATACCTTCTCTCAGAAGTTTATTCTTGCATAAATCAGATCAGATAGTTAATGAGAATGCTCATGGGTTTCTGATAGATGCTCCTTCTTTAGAGTGCTTGGACATTGTTGATTATTCGCATGGTTTTCGCACTATTGAGAGTAATATGTGCAAGATTGGGAAAGCAAATGTCGACATTTCTCATCCCCATACTGAGCAGCTTTTGGGTTCTCTAACTAAAGCCAAGCGTCTTTTCCTCTGCTTACCCACCTCAAAg GATGCATATCCTGTTGGTAGTCTCTTCAGTTCTCTTGCATACTTAAAATTATGCACTTGTGAGACAGAGTGGTTGAATATACTTATATGTGTGCTCAGAGATTCCCCAAATTTACGAGCTCTTGAACTCAGCCAg TACCATCCCCTCCGGACTGAAGAACCACGGCCATGCTGGAATGAACCAAGCTCAATACCTGAATGTATTTTATACAGTCTTGAGAGCTTTAAATGGGTAAACTATCaaggaacaaaagaagaaaaagaactaGTGGGATTTATCTTCAGAAACGGTACCTGTTTGAAGAAGGCAACTATTATCTCCCCTAACTCTATGGACGGCGATAAGAAACTTGAGATGCTCATGGAGTTGTCTTTTTCATCCCGGCGTTCACCCATCTGTGAGCTTGAGTTCAGCTGA
- the LOC109130594 gene encoding LOW QUALITY PROTEIN: putative FBD-associated F-box protein At5g56400 (The sequence of the model RefSeq protein was modified relative to this genomic sequence to represent the inferred CDS: deleted 1 base in 1 codon), translating to MNLICFCLLFLGKIPKKESAAKILNLSDGSFNEDKISYLPEDLLVNILSLLPTNDLVATSGVSKRWRSLWKRVHRLRFNDQIYEGKKYDSFLHFVEKSLLLHKAPLVSLILSVGPKCTADDIGLWIKLALDRNICELIIKHYPDHGHITLSRRLCNSTTLVVLKLKNVILETISLPACFSSLKMLHLGYVKFSGDEYVRSLLSSCPSLQNLVVKRHNEDNVKRFIIIVRYLQSLTMYLSPLQDVADSDAYYINTPHLKYLNIKDHCTDLYSFEDMPYLEEAYLDVAFTHSENFFESLSLVKKLSLCLKKSKAQYPEGIIFSQLVHLELCTCDDSKWLNLLANLLRDSPNLRVLKLNDKNHNVGKYSSRSWNKQPSCVPECLTKTLETFEWGNYKGTFEERDVAAYILKNSICLKRLVISPKFNISEGIISDHQIMASLFIELD from the exons ATGAATCTAATTTGCTTTTGTCTCCTGTTTCTAGGTAAAATTCCGAAGAAAGAATCAGCAGCAAAAATCTTGAATTTATCAGATGGATCATTT AATGAGGATAAGATCAGTTATCTTCCTGAAGATCTGCTGGTAAACATATTGTCTTTACTTCCTACAAACGATCTTGTTGCCACAAGTGGTGTATCGAAACGATGGAGATCTCTGTGGAAAAGGGTACATAGACTCAGGTTCAACGATCAAATCTACGAAGGTAAAAAGTACGACAGCTTCCTTCACTTTGTTGAGAAATCTTTGTTATTACATAAGGCTCCTCTAGTAAGCCTCATATTGAGTGTTGGTCCAAAATGTACTGCTGATGATATTGGTTTGTGGATTAAACTCGCCTTAGATCGTAATATCTGCGAGCTAATCATCAAACATTATCCTGATCATGGACACATCACGTTATCTCGGAGACTATGCAACAGCACAACCCTAGTTGTCTTAAAACTCAAGAATGTAATTCTTGAGACTATTTCGCTCCCAGCATGTTTCAGTTCACTCAAAATGCTTCACCTTGGATATGTGAAGTTCTCCGGGGATGAATATGTTCGTAGTCTCTTATCAAGCTGTCCTTCACTTCAAAACCTTGTCGTGAAACGACACAATGAAGACAACGTGAAGAGATTCATCATTATAGTGCGTTACTTACAGAGTTTGACGATGTACTTATCGCCGCTACAGGATGTAGCGGATTCAGATGCGTATTACATAAATACACCTCATTTGAAGTACTTGAACATTAAAGATCATTGCACTGATCTATACTCTTTTGAAGATATGCCTTATCTTGAAGAGGCTTACCTCGACGTTGCCTTCACCCATTCTGAAAACTTTTTTGAATCTCTTTCCTTGGTCAAGAAACTTTCCTTATGCTTAAAGAAATCAAAG GCTCAGTATCCTGAGGGTATTATCTTCTCTCAGCTTGTGCATTTGGAGCTATGCACATGTGATGATTCAAAGTGGTTGAATCTACTCGCGAATTTGCTTCGAGATTCTCCTAATCTTAGAGTGCTCAAGCTTAACGATAAG aacCATAACGTTGGCAAGTATAGCTCTCGTTCTTGGAACAAGCAACCGAGTTGTGTTCCAGAATGTTTGACTAAAACTCTTGAAACTTTCGAGTGGGGAAACTATAAAGGAACATTCGAAGAGAGAGATGTTGCGGCGTATATCTTGAAGAATAGTATTTGCTTAAAGAGGTTGGTTATCTCCCCAAAATTCAACATTTCAGAAGGGATTATTTCTGATCATCAGATTATGGCATCTTTGTTCATTGAACTCGACTGA